A part of Melittangium boletus DSM 14713 genomic DNA contains:
- a CDS encoding J domain-containing protein, with protein MPASQVADTLYSAHKSRATGRLTLLAGGRESLLFLHEGNLVGTRLGFGFQTPVQSLLQAGRVSAETLDALWARESAGTPDEELLEELGLTPERVAEHQVLAEVRRLSQLAESAAFEEGDVEEMFLPIPGTRVVRAALEPTEGAPSVPRMYRCTDVAACSPWVTGEAETALLSTLADFQRLEKLSPAEEVLLRVLMREGLVESLSLEEWTARETARLAEEARRVEEARLAEEARLAEEARLAEEARLAEEARLAEEARLAEEARLAEEAARLAEEARLAEEARLAEEARLAEEVRQAAEVARLAEEARLVEEARLAEEARLAEEARQAAEAARLAEEARQAAEAARLAEEARQAAEAARLAEEARLAEEARLAEEARLAEEAWRAAEAARLAEEARLAEEARLAEEARQAAEAARLAEEARLAEEARLAEEARQAAEAARLAEEARQAAEAARLAEEARLAEEARLAEEAARLAEEARLAEEARQAAEAARLAEEARLAEEARLAEEARLAEEARLAEEARLAEEARLAEEARLAEEARQAAEAARLAEEARLAEEARLAEEARLAAEAARLAEEARLAEEARQAAEAARLAEEARLAEEARLAEEARLAEEARLAAEAARLAEEARLAEEARQAAEAARLAEEARLAEEARLAEEARQAAEAARLAEEARLAEEARRAEEARLAEEARLAEEARLAEEARLAEEARLAEEAARLAEEARLAEEARLAEEARLAEEARQAAEAARLAEEARLAEEARLAEAARLAEEARLAEESRLAEEARLAEEARLAEEARQAAEAARLAEEARLAEEARLAEEARLAEEAWRAAEAARLAEEARLAEEARQAAEAARLAEEARLAEEARQAAEAARLAEEARLAEEARQAAEAARLAEEARLAEEARLAEEARRAAEAARLAEEARRAEEARLAEEARLAEEARLAEEARQAAEAARLAEEARLAEEARQAAEAARLAENAARLLEEGQQIEKARLAEEVRLAEETARILEEGRLAEEAARLAEDAARLAEEGWYRSEQEASLSGTASSSQTPTPAEISPLADAAPFQESDFVFTTLSDVLPPPEDIQGSELDVSLADISPSSEGWFDSLPTPSAPTAEVAASAKAAREEASAPDNREELRTAREQANVALMQDMQEALRRAGANPPESWLIEDDVPSAAAPVAAPPARPVVAPPARPAAAPPARPVVAPVPEESWGMLSASASPEPIVPPPPVVVPQRPSTPRAEVPPGMRPPAAGARPPGAVPPGMRPPAGAAPAPRAPAPASAVPPNLSTRANVAAPPPASPPGPDIRPMTEDVLWRIVAFDKSQSGEAPGDINASFEAALQQVDAHLESLIQVEVVPPPEAPTAPPAPAPAAGAANAQVPAARNPPPPVAEPGSGGALSGAEAEAQRQLLQRALELGARPVQPPVAPPAPAPSAGGPAPLGVDEQQLAQLIEKRYSDVQAKRDHFTMLGLAIGPDLKREQVKTAFLGLAKRFHPDRLPQSLSPLAPKMTAIFEAIREAYEVLYDDAKRAAYLQELRAKGASQQARPRPGGGLDPEELFKMGEVFFRKRDFAAAAEHFERAFQTEPKALYLAARGWAIFMDPQRKAEAGKAKQMMADALKRDPQCERAHYQLGVIARVEGDMERAERHFRETVRVNPKHLEASQELRIIEMRRKNPPPGKKGGLFR; from the coding sequence ATGCCCGCCTCGCAGGTCGCCGATACGCTGTATTCCGCCCACAAGTCCCGCGCCACCGGCCGGCTCACGCTGCTCGCTGGCGGCCGGGAGTCCCTGCTCTTCCTTCATGAGGGCAATCTGGTGGGGACCCGGCTCGGCTTCGGGTTCCAGACCCCCGTGCAGTCGCTGCTACAGGCCGGCCGTGTCTCCGCGGAGACATTGGATGCGCTGTGGGCGCGCGAGAGCGCGGGGACTCCAGACGAGGAACTGCTGGAGGAACTGGGGCTCACGCCAGAGAGGGTGGCCGAGCACCAGGTGCTCGCGGAGGTGCGGCGCCTGAGTCAGCTCGCCGAGTCCGCCGCGTTCGAGGAGGGGGACGTCGAGGAGATGTTCCTCCCCATCCCGGGGACGCGGGTCGTCCGTGCCGCGCTCGAGCCCACGGAGGGAGCGCCTTCGGTCCCGCGCATGTACCGGTGCACGGATGTCGCGGCCTGCTCACCGTGGGTCACCGGCGAGGCCGAGACCGCGCTCCTCTCGACGCTCGCGGATTTCCAGCGGTTGGAAAAGCTGTCTCCCGCCGAGGAAGTCCTGCTGCGGGTCCTGATGCGCGAGGGACTCGTCGAGTCGTTGTCCCTCGAGGAGTGGACCGCTCGCGAGACGGCGCGGCTGGCGGAAGAGGCGCGGCGGGTGGAAGAGGCCCGCTTGGCGGAAGAGGCGCGGCTGGCGGAAGAGGCGCGGCTGGCCGAAGAGGCCCGCTTGGCGGAAGAGGCGCGACTGGCCGAAGAGGCCCGCTTGGCGGAAGAGGCGCGGCTGGCTGAAGAGGCCGCGCGACTGGCGGAAGAAGCCCGCCTCGCGGAAGAGGCGCGACTGGCCGAAGAAGCACGCTTGGCCGAAGAGGTGCGGCAGGCAGCGGAGGTGGCGCGACTGGCCGAAGAGGCACGCCTCGTGGAAGAAGCCCGCCTCGCGGAAGAGGCACGACTGGCCGAAGAGGCCCGCCAGGCAGCGGAGGCCGCGCGACTGGCCGAAGAGGCCCGCCAGGCAGCGGAGGCCGCGCGACTGGCCGAAGAGGCCCGCCAGGCAGCGGAGGCCGCGCGACTGGCCGAAGAGGCACGCCTCGCGGAAGAAGCCCGTCTCGCGGAAGAGGCGCGACTGGCTGAAGAGGCGTGGCGGGCAGCGGAAGCCGCGCGACTGGCCGAAGAGGCACGACTGGCCGAAGAAGCACGCTTGGCCGAAGAGGCACGGCAAGCAGCGGAGGCGGCGCGACTGGCGGAAGAAGCCCGTCTCGCGGAAGAGGCGCGACTGGCGGAAGAGGCACGGCAGGCAGCGGAAGCCGCGCGACTGGCGGAAGAGGCACGGCAGGCAGCGGAAGCCGCGCGACTGGCGGAAGAAGCCCGCCTCGCGGAAGAGGCGCGACTCGCCGAAGAGGCCGCGCGACTGGCCGAAGAGGCTCGCCTCGCGGAAGAGGCACGGCAGGCAGCGGAAGCCGCGCGACTGGCGGAAGAAGCCCGCCTCGCGGAAGAGGCGCGACTGGCCGAAGAGGCGCGACTGGCCGAAGAGGCGCGACTGGCCGAAGAGGCGCGACTGGCCGAAGAGGCTCGCCTCGCGGAAGAGGCGCGGCTGGCCGAAGAGGCTCGACAGGCAGCGGAGGCCGCGCGACTGGCGGAAGAAGCCCGCCTCGCGGAAGAGGCACGACTGGCCGAAGAGGCTCGACTAGCAGCGGAGGCCGCGCGACTGGCGGAAGAAGCCCGCCTCGCGGAAGAGGCACGGCAGGCAGCGGAAGCCGCGCGACTGGCCGAAGAGGCACGCCTCGCGGAAGAAGCACGCCTCGCGGAAGAGGCACGACTGGCCGAAGAGGCTCGACTAGCAGCGGAGGCCGCGCGACTGGCGGAAGAAGCCCGCCTCGCGGAAGAGGCACGGCAGGCAGCGGAAGCCGCGCGACTGGCCGAAGAGGCCCGTCTGGCGGAAGAAGCACGGCTCGCCGAAGAGGCGCGGCAGGCAGCGGAAGCCGCGCGCCTCGCGGAAGAGGCGCGGCTGGCGGAGGAGGCGCGGCGGGCGGAAGAAGCACGGCTCGCGGAAGAGGCGCGGCTGGCCGAAGAGGCCCGCTTGGCCGAAGAGGCCCGCTTGGCCGAAGAGGCACGGCTGGCTGAAGAGGCCGCGCGACTGGCGGAAGAAGCACGGCTCGCGGAAGAGGCGCGGCTGGCCGAAGAAGCACGCTTGGCCGAAGAGGCACGGCAGGCAGCGGAAGCCGCGCGACTGGCCGAAGAGGCACGCCTCGCGGAAGAAGCCCGCCTCGCGGAAGCCGCGCGACTGGCGGAAGAAGCCCGCCTCGCGGAAGAATCCCGCCTCGCGGAAGAGGCGCGACTGGCGGAAGAAGCACGCTTGGCCGAAGAGGCACGGCAGGCAGCGGAAGCCGCGCGACTAGCCGAAGAGGCACGCCTCGCGGAAGAAGCCCGCCTCGCGGAAGAGGCGCGACTGGCTGAAGAGGCGTGGCGGGCAGCGGAAGCCGCGCGACTGGCCGAAGAAGCCCGCCTCGCGGAAGAGGCACGGCAGGCAGCGGAAGCCGCGCGACTGGCGGAAGAAGCCCGCCTCGCGGAAGAGGCACGGCAGGCAGCGGAAGCCGCGCGACTGGCGGAAGAAGCCCGCCTCGCGGAAGAGGCACGGCAGGCAGCGGAAGCCGCGCGACTGGCGGAAGAGGCGCGACTGGCGGAAGAAGCACGCTTGGCCGAAGAGGCACGGCGGGCAGCGGAAGCCGCGCGACTGGCGGAAGAAGCCCGCCGCGCGGAAGAGGCGCGACTGGCGGAAGAGGCGCGACTGGCGGAAGAAGCACGCTTGGCCGAAGAGGCACGGCAGGCAGCGGAGGCCGCGCGACTGGCGGAAGAAGCACGCCTGGCGGAAGAGGCGCGGCAGGCAGCGGAGGCCGCGCGGCTGGCCGAGAACGCGGCACGGCTCCTCGAAGAGGGGCAACAGATCGAAAAGGCACGGCTGGCCGAAGAGGTTCGCCTGGCCGAGGAGACCGCGCGGATTCTCGAAGAGGGGCGGCTGGCAGAAGAGGCGGCACGGCTCGCCGAGGATGCGGCACGGCTCGCCGAGGAAGGCTGGTATCGCTCCGAGCAGGAGGCGAGTCTCTCCGGCACGGCCTCTTCGTCCCAAACGCCCACGCCCGCCGAGATCTCCCCACTCGCGGATGCGGCTCCGTTTCAGGAGAGCGACTTCGTCTTCACGACACTCTCCGATGTGCTCCCTCCGCCCGAGGACATCCAGGGCTCCGAACTCGACGTCTCACTCGCCGACATCTCTCCGTCTTCCGAGGGTTGGTTCGATTCCCTCCCCACGCCGTCCGCGCCGACAGCCGAAGTGGCCGCTTCGGCGAAGGCTGCACGGGAGGAAGCGAGTGCACCTGATAACAGGGAGGAACTTCGTACCGCTCGTGAGCAGGCGAATGTCGCCCTGATGCAGGACATGCAGGAAGCACTGCGGAGGGCTGGGGCCAACCCTCCGGAGTCCTGGCTCATCGAGGACGACGTCCCCTCCGCCGCGGCGCCCGTCGCGGCTCCACCTGCGCGTCCCGTGGTGGCTCCTCCTGCCCGCCCGGCCGCGGCTCCGCCTGCTCGCCCCGTGGTGGCTCCCGTACCCGAGGAGTCCTGGGGCATGCTGTCGGCCTCCGCGTCGCCCGAGCCCATCGTTCCTCCTCCTCCCGTGGTTGTGCCGCAGCGGCCCTCCACTCCCCGAGCCGAGGTTCCTCCGGGGATGCGCCCGCCCGCGGCTGGCGCGCGCCCGCCTGGAGCCGTTCCTCCTGGGATGCGCCCACCCGCGGGCGCTGCTCCCGCGCCTCGTGCGCCCGCTCCGGCGTCGGCCGTTCCCCCGAATCTGTCCACCCGCGCGAATGTGGCGGCGCCTCCGCCCGCGTCCCCGCCGGGCCCGGACATCCGTCCCATGACGGAGGACGTGCTCTGGCGCATCGTCGCCTTCGACAAGTCTCAATCGGGCGAGGCTCCCGGTGACATCAACGCCTCCTTCGAGGCGGCGCTGCAGCAGGTGGACGCCCACCTGGAGTCGCTCATCCAGGTCGAGGTGGTGCCTCCCCCCGAGGCGCCCACGGCCCCGCCCGCGCCCGCTCCGGCGGCTGGGGCAGCGAATGCCCAGGTTCCCGCCGCGAGGAATCCTCCTCCTCCCGTCGCGGAGCCGGGGAGTGGGGGGGCGCTGTCCGGGGCGGAGGCGGAGGCACAACGTCAGTTGCTCCAGCGCGCCCTGGAACTCGGGGCACGGCCGGTGCAGCCTCCCGTGGCGCCTCCGGCTCCCGCGCCGTCCGCCGGAGGTCCCGCGCCACTCGGTGTGGACGAGCAGCAACTCGCCCAGCTCATCGAGAAGCGCTACTCCGACGTCCAGGCGAAGCGGGATCACTTCACGATGCTGGGGCTGGCCATTGGCCCGGACCTCAAGCGCGAGCAGGTGAAGACGGCGTTCCTGGGGCTCGCCAAGCGCTTCCATCCGGATCGCCTGCCGCAGTCGCTGTCGCCGCTCGCGCCCAAGATGACGGCCATCTTCGAGGCCATCCGCGAGGCCTACGAGGTGCTCTACGACGACGCGAAGCGCGCGGCCTATCTCCAGGAGTTGCGCGCCAAGGGGGCCTCGCAGCAGGCGCGTCCCCGGCCCGGAGGGGGTCTGGACCCCGAGGAACTCTTCAAGATGGGCGAGGTCTTCTTCCGCAAGAGGGATTTCGCGGCCGCGGCCGAGCACTTCGAGCGGGCCTTCCAGACCGAACCCAAGGCGTTGTACCTGGCGGCCCGGGGATGGGCGATCTTCATGGACCCCCAG
- a CDS encoding tRNA (cytidine(34)-2'-O)-methyltransferase, producing MLQPLARPFHLVLVSPQIPPNTGNIARLCAVTGCRLILVEPLGFSIADRDLKRAGLDYWDKVFLKLYPDYGAYLAEWPSARRWLFSARAETSLYEARLEQGDHLVFGSETQGLAPEVLSGGSGTAVTLPMLPERRSLNLSTAVGIAAYEALRQVRFGMPGGRADTPS from the coding sequence ATGCTCCAGCCCCTGGCGCGCCCCTTCCACCTCGTCCTCGTCTCTCCCCAGATTCCCCCCAACACCGGCAACATCGCCCGGTTGTGCGCCGTCACCGGCTGCCGCCTCATCCTCGTGGAGCCCCTGGGCTTCTCCATCGCGGACCGCGACCTCAAGCGCGCCGGCCTGGACTACTGGGACAAGGTCTTCTTGAAGCTCTACCCGGATTACGGGGCCTACCTGGCGGAGTGGCCCTCGGCCAGGCGCTGGCTGTTCTCCGCCCGGGCTGAAACATCCCTGTACGAGGCCCGGCTCGAGCAGGGAGATCACCTCGTCTTCGGCTCGGAGACCCAGGGACTCGCCCCGGAGGTGCTCTCGGGGGGGTCCGGCACGGCCGTCACCCTGCCCATGCTGCCCGAGCGCCGCAGCCTGAACCTGTCCACCGCCGTGGGCATCGCCGCCTACGAGGCCCTGCGGCAGGTGCGCTTCGGGATGCCGGGCGGGCGGGCGGACACGCCAAGTTGA
- a CDS encoding DUF192 domain-containing protein codes for MRLRVNNVTRDRLLADRAERATSFGDRFIGLMGRRSLALGEGLHIDPCNSIHTFFMRIPIDVAFLDPDGVIVKQFLALPPWRGTSMYFRAKSVLELPAGTLAASGTQEGDRLVFEPVA; via the coding sequence ATGCGCTTGAGGGTGAACAATGTGACACGGGACCGGCTGCTCGCGGACCGTGCGGAGCGGGCCACGTCCTTCGGGGACCGCTTCATCGGACTGATGGGCCGGCGCTCACTGGCGCTGGGCGAGGGGCTGCACATCGACCCTTGCAACTCCATTCATACCTTCTTCATGCGCATTCCCATCGACGTGGCCTTCCTCGATCCGGACGGGGTGATCGTCAAGCAGTTCCTCGCCCTGCCCCCTTGGAGGGGGACCTCGATGTACTTCCGGGCGAAATCGGTGCTGGAGCTGCCCGCGGGGACGCTGGCGGCGAGTGGTACCCAGGAGGGGGACCGGCTCGTCTTCGAGCCCGTCGCCTGA
- a CDS encoding Stp1/IreP family PP2C-type Ser/Thr phosphatase produces MRIEVAGHTHVGMKRNHNEDNYLILQEENLCCVADGMGGHSSGEIASKIAVDELAEFFRMTARDQDATWPFKMDKARNYDENRLATGIKLANKSIYEKATNESKYKGMGTTIVSVHFTKDSAYVGHVGDSRVYFFRQGVLRQLTEDHSLLNDYLKAKKLTPEEIENFPHKNVIVRALGMKELVQVDVTKVEPQQGDVFLLCSDGLSGMVTDPQIQDLLGRTLELEKACSQLIDLANAAGGNDNVTCVLARFHAN; encoded by the coding sequence ATGCGCATTGAGGTCGCTGGCCACACCCACGTTGGGATGAAGCGCAACCACAACGAGGACAACTACCTCATCCTGCAGGAGGAGAACCTGTGCTGCGTGGCCGACGGCATGGGGGGACACTCCTCGGGGGAGATCGCCTCGAAGATCGCCGTGGACGAGCTGGCGGAGTTCTTCCGCATGACGGCGCGCGACCAGGACGCCACCTGGCCGTTCAAGATGGACAAGGCGCGCAACTACGACGAGAACCGCCTGGCCACGGGCATCAAGCTGGCCAACAAGAGCATCTACGAGAAGGCCACGAACGAGTCGAAGTACAAGGGCATGGGGACGACGATCGTCTCGGTGCACTTCACCAAGGACTCGGCGTACGTGGGGCACGTGGGCGACAGCCGCGTGTACTTCTTCCGCCAGGGCGTGCTGCGCCAGCTGACCGAGGACCACTCGCTGCTCAACGACTACCTCAAGGCCAAGAAGCTCACGCCGGAGGAGATCGAGAACTTCCCGCACAAGAACGTCATCGTCCGGGCGCTCGGCATGAAGGAGCTGGTGCAGGTGGATGTGACGAAGGTGGAGCCGCAGCAGGGGGATGTGTTCCTGCTGTGCTCGGACGGCCTGTCCGGCATGGTGACGGACCCGCAGATTCAAGACTTGCTGGGCCGCACGCTGGAGCTGGAGAAGGCCTGCTCTCAGCTCATCGACCTGGCCAACGCGGCGGGCGGCAACGACAACGTCACCTGCGTGCTCGCCCGCTTCCACGCCAACTGA